The genomic stretch AACCCTACCTTCGGGCTGTGGGCGGGAGTCGGGCCGCACAGAGGCGGCCCGACTCCTGAAACCTCGTTTTCTGACCGAATGACCGCCGTGCGTGCCGGTCCGAGGATCGGGTTATCGAGTCACGGCTCGAACAACACCGCGCCGCCGCCGACCTCGAGCGCGAGTGTGATCCGGCCGTCGGCGGCCACGGTGAGCGAACGTGTCGCGGCGGTGCCGTCAGGTCCGTCGTGGATCAGCGTGAGCGTGCGACCCGCGAGAAACGGAACGGTGAACGAGAGCTCCTTCGCCTGCTTCTCGCCGTTGCTCGCCGCGACGTACCAGCGATCGCCGTGGCGGCGCGCCAGCGCGACGTCGCGTCCCGGATAGCCGGCGAGATAGCGGATCTCGTCCCAGAACGAAGGAACGTCTTTCAGGAAATCGAGCACGAAGGCCGGCTGCTCCTCGAGGTTGTTGGGCGTGAGGCCGAAGTGCTGCAGCGGCGACTGGAAGAGGACCGTCGTCGCCAGTTGGAAGGCGTCGGTCGTGCGTCGGAAATTGCCCTTGTCCGCGTCGCGATGGAAGCGTCGGTTCAACACCATCGGACCGTAGTCCATCGGGGCGACGGGGTTGCGCACGAACGAGTAGACGGTGCTGTTGAACGCCTCCCGATCGGCGAAGTCCTGCGAGAAGATCAACATCTCGGAAGCCATCACGGCCTCGCTCGTCATGAAGTTCGGATACATCCGCTCCCAACCGCGGGGAAGCGTGGCACCGTGGAAGTTCAGATGCAGTCCGTACGCATTCGCGTCGCTCAGGATGTCCTCGTAGAGCTTCATCGTGGCCTGCTTGTCGCCGCCGAAGAAGTCGACCTTCATGCCCTTCACGCCGATCGACTTCAGCCACGCCATCTCGACGTGGCGCGCGGGTGCGGTGTCCATCCTGTTGCGCGGCGTCTGGGGGGCGTCGTTCCAATGGCCGTTGGAGTTGTACCAGAGCAGCACGTCGACGCCTTTCGCGCGCGCGTCGGCGACGAACTGCGCCATGCGTTCGCGACCGATTTCGACGTCCCACAACGCGTCGACGAGGATGTACTCGTAGCCCATCGTGGCCGCCAGATCGACGAAGGCGCGTTGGTCCGCTTCGTTCATGCTCGCGTCCTGCCACACGAGCCAGCTCCAGGTGGACCGGCCCGGCCTGTACTCCCGCGAAGGCTCGTAGAGCGGTTGTACCACGTCCGTGGATACGGTGGATTCGACGATGGGCGCGAGGGTCCGACCGACCGTGATCGTGCGCCACGGAGTCTCCAACGGCAGGGCAGCGGAGACGTTCGCCTCGCCCCGCCGGGCGTTCTCGCCTGCTTCCGGGAACGCGATCGTGTAAAGACCGGCGGAGGTCGGGTCGGCAAGTCTCGAGCCAACGTACTTGCTCGACACGCCGGTCTCCGAGACGAGCGCCCAGCCGGCATCGCCGATCCGGAACAACGCCGGTAAGGTGAACCCGAGACCGCTCGGTGACTTCGTCCCCACCGGGGCGTCCATGAGATAGCCTTCCTCGTAACTGGGCTTGGTCGCCATCCAACCGTCGCCCGCCTTCGCCTGCCAGGTGACGAAGCTCGTCGCGTCCGCCGGGAAATCGAAACCGGTCTTCTCGCTCTCGATCACGACCTTCTGCTTGCCCTCGACGGAGAGACGGTAGGCGAAGGCGACGTCGCGGTCGCTCACGCGGAAGACCACCTCCAACGAGCCGCCCGCACCGTTCGCGAAGCGGGCCGCGAGCTGATTGGCACGGTGGTGCACGTCGCGCACCTTGCCGTGCGGAAGCGTGTAGCGCTCGTCGATCGTCGTGGCTTCAGCACCAGCGGCGGTGAGCCCGGAGGAGAAGCTGCCGAGATTCGTCTCGAGCCCGAGGGGCGACGGCTCCAGCACGACGCGGTCGTGCAGCTTCACCTCGTAGGCGAGAGTTCCTTCGGTGAGCCGCAGCGTCACCGCGAGGGCACCGTCGGGGCTGTGCACGGTCTGAGCCGACGTATGTATCCAGCAAGTGGCGACAAGGGCGAAAGTGGAGATCAGGTGTTTCATCGACGAGTCTTCGGAGAGGACAGCGGTTCGAGGCGAGGCGAGGCGCTCAGCGGAAGAGGCGCTGCGCGAAGTGGTGAAGGTTGCTCGCCCAATGGGCGGGATCGTGACCGAAACCGTCGACGTTCCAGATGTGCGGCACGTCGTGCTCGGCGAGATGACGGTGGACGTCCTGCGAGACGTTGATGAGACCGTCTTTGTTGCCGCAGGAGATGTAGAGCAGTCTCACACGTTCGCGCACCGCGGCGGGATCGGGCACGAGCACGGCCGGCGGTTTCGTGTTGGGTGCGGCGGAAAACGCGCCGATCCACGCGAAGCGGTCGAGGTTGCCGAGACCGAAGTTGAAAGTCTGCCCCCCGCCCATGGAGAGTCCGGCGAGCGCACGGTGCTCCCGATCGCCGAGAACCGCGAAACGCTTTTCGACGGCGGGGATCAGGTTCTCCAGCAAGTCCTGCTCGAAGGCGGCGAATCCGGCGACTTTCTCCGGAGTGAACGCGTTGCCTTCGGCGCGATCGTCCGGAATGGCCCGACCGTTCGGCATCACGACCACCATCGGCACGGCGCGCCCGTCGGCGATGAGGTTGTCGAACAACTCGTCGGGATTCGCGAACCGGATCCACTCCGTTTCGTCGCCCCCGATGCCGTGGAGCAGGTAGAGCACGGGATACCTGCGCGACTCGTCGTATCCAGGCGGTAGATACACGTTCGCCTTGCGACGGGTGCCGGTGACGGCGGATTCGTATTCGAACGGCTCGATGCGGCCGGCCGGGACCCCGGCGCGGCGCGTGTTGAAACCGGCCGGGGCGTCCGGAAAGGCACGGACATCGTCCGGAGCGAGCACGATGGGCCTCGCGAAGTTCGCACGGGCACGTTCCGGCGAGGCCTCCTCGGGTCGTTCCTGCGCGTCGGCGTCGGCGACGGCGACGGCCGTGAACACGATCGCCGTGATGGCGAGCGAAGAGAGAAGCGTGCGGTGCGACGTGAACATGGACGGGTTGCGCGAGTTCATTTGAAGAAGCGTTGCAGCGTCTCGGCGAGGTAGTGGCGTGCGTTCATCCACGTGTGGCCGCCCTCGGTGACGAGCGCGACGTGCCGGAGGTCCTTCTCGGCGAGGAACGCATTGAAGGCGATCGCCTCTTGGTAGAGGAAGTCCGCCTTACCCACACCCAACCACAGGAGACGGATGCGGTCGTTGGTCGCCTCGACGTCGGCCGAAAGCGTCGGGAAGTGCGTCTCGAAGACTTGGGGCGTGAGATACGCCGCGTACGAGCCGATCCACGCAAAAGTCGAGTCCCAGCTCGGGGCGAACTTCCCTTGCGCGACCGGCTCGGGGGCGGTGTCGACGATCACGGAAGGCGTGGCGTCGCTGGGGATCTGCGCGAGAGTGGACGCAAGCGCCAAGACCGACAGCGCGGCGGAGAGAACGAGGCTTCGAGTGGGCATGGCGAACGATGAGTTCGGGGTAGCGCCGAGGGCAGGGACGGCGTCGACGTCAGGACGAAGGCTCTCGACGGCGGGGACCGGGGGCAAAAGGACGGTAGTCCAACACAGCCCGCGGACGGGTCGACGCCAAACATCGATCCACGCAGCACGACACCACACGACGCGACCGTGCCTTCGTCTCCACGAGCGGAGCCGCGAACTTTCGGTCTCGACTCCCGTGTACCCGCAGTACGAATACATGTGTTCGCCCCTCGCCGAACGGCGAGCCGAGACGGGGAGACGGCAGCGCACCGGTCGCATC from Opitutales bacterium ASA1 encodes the following:
- a CDS encoding glycoside hydrolase family 97 protein — protein: MKHLISTFALVATCWIHTSAQTVHSPDGALAVTLRLTEGTLAYEVKLHDRVVLEPSPLGLETNLGSFSSGLTAAGAEATTIDERYTLPHGKVRDVHHRANQLAARFANGAGGSLEVVFRVSDRDVAFAYRLSVEGKQKVVIESEKTGFDFPADATSFVTWQAKAGDGWMATKPSYEEGYLMDAPVGTKSPSGLGFTLPALFRIGDAGWALVSETGVSSKYVGSRLADPTSAGLYTIAFPEAGENARRGEANVSAALPLETPWRTITVGRTLAPIVESTVSTDVVQPLYEPSREYRPGRSTWSWLVWQDASMNEADQRAFVDLAATMGYEYILVDALWDVEIGRERMAQFVADARAKGVDVLLWYNSNGHWNDAPQTPRNRMDTAPARHVEMAWLKSIGVKGMKVDFFGGDKQATMKLYEDILSDANAYGLHLNFHGATLPRGWERMYPNFMTSEAVMASEMLIFSQDFADREAFNSTVYSFVRNPVAPMDYGPMVLNRRFHRDADKGNFRRTTDAFQLATTVLFQSPLQHFGLTPNNLEEQPAFVLDFLKDVPSFWDEIRYLAGYPGRDVALARRHGDRWYVAASNGEKQAKELSFTVPFLAGRTLTLIHDGPDGTAATRSLTVAADGRITLALEVGGGAVLFEP